The genome window TAAAAGCCAATATTAGTGTGATTGGTGAGCTCTACGGTAACCAAAAAGCGGTTGATGAGCAGTTAGTCCAATTAGATAAAGTCATCGCAGACGCCCAGAAGAAAGCGGCTGATTCCAATAAAAAAGTTTTAGTATTGATGCATAATGACGGCAAATTAATTCCAAATAGCCAAGCCGTTGTTTACAACGTTGTGAAAGCAAAACGCGCTGACCTACCGGTTGATGAAAGTGCAGATAAAGCAAAACGCCGTGTTGTGGATACCAAAACTATTGCTCAAGCTAACCCAGATGTGATCCTGATTGTTGACCGTAGCGAAGCGATTGGTGCAGGTAAATTGGATAAAACAGTATTTGAAGATAGCAATATTCAAGAAACCAAAGCTTATAAAGATGGCAAAATTACTTACCTGCAATCTGACTTATGGTACTTGTCAGGTGGCGGTTTAGTTAGCTTAACAGAGCAAGTTAATGCGGTGGTGAATGCTCTATAACAGATATCTGCCACTGTCTTATTGATGGTGGCAATATGTATTACCTCAATTGTTATTCTTGTCTATTTCATTTTTATCTCTAAACAAAAGCCCACTTCGTTTGAAGTGGGCTTTCATCTAATTTATCAGTGAAGTAATTTATAAATGAACCGAATAGCCGCTATTCTTCACCTAAAAATAGCTCTAATAGCGAATTGAGAAACAACTTTCCATGCTCTGTAATCTGCCATTCATTCACGGTTTCTGTGATATAGCCTTTAGCTAAAGCTTCATCAATAGCCGCTCTAACTGTTGATTCTGGTAACCCTGTATATTGGGTAAATTCAGCGCGTGGCATGGCTTCAAGAAGGCGAAAGCGGTTCATGAAGTATTCAAATGGTCTATCGGAAGCGCCAACGTCATAGGATTGGTGCATATAACGGCCCTCCATATAACCTCGAGGATGTTTTGTTTTTACGGTTCGTAAAATTTGACCATCTTCAAAAGAAATTTTTCCATGAGCGCCGCAACCGATACCTAAATAGTCACCAAAGCGCCAGTAATTGAGGTTGTGTTGGCATTGGTAACCGGGTTTAGCATAGGCGGATGTTTCATATTGCTGGTAACCTGCCGCACTCAATAATTTATGGCCTTCAGTGTAAATATCCCACAGTGTATCGTCATCGGGTAATACCGGAGGGCGTGAGCCAAATTGAGTGTTAGGTTCAATAGTGAGTTGGTACCAAGACAGGTGCGGAGGGGCAAGTTCAATAGCTTGGCGCAGGTCTGATAAACCTTCAACCTGAGTTTGCGCGGGTAACCCATGCATTAAATCGAGGTTAAAGCTTCTTAAATTAAGATTAGCGGCTAACTGAGCAGCACGCTTCGCTTCATCAGCGCCATGAATACGCCCTAAAGTGATTAGTTTATCGTTACCGAAGCTTTGTACGCCAATAGAAATACGATTAATTCCTGCGGCTTGGTAACCTGCAAAACGACCAGCTTCAACAGTACCAGGGTTTGCTTCCATGGTAACTTCTGCATGTGGGTCTAAATCAACTCGCTGACGTACGCCATCCATTAAAGCTTGCATTGACTCAGCACTTAATAAACTGGGTGTTCCGCCTCCAATAAAAATAGTTTTTACCGAACGTCCTGCAACTAATTTTGCATCGGTGTCTAAATCGGCTAATAAATGCGCCACATATTCTTGCTGAGGGATCTCACCTTTAAGCGTATGTGAATTGAAGTCACAATAAGGGCACTTTTGTACACACCAAGGGATATGGATATACAGGCTCAGCGGGGGGGAATTTAAACATTCTTTAGCGCATCCAACATCATTGTGAGTGCTTTTCCACGATGTGAAACGGCTTGCTTTTCTGCTTTCGTTAGCTCTGCTGAGGTGCAACCTAATTCTGGAACATAGAATATGGGGTCATAACCAAAGCCGCCTTGGCCTTTGCGTTCACGGGTGATGATACCATGCCAACGGCCATGGAATACTAATGGTGTAGGGTCTTCTGCATGGCGTAAATAAACCAGAACACAGTTGAATTGAGCCTGACGCTGGTCGTCAGGCACATTTTTCATTGCTTCTAATAGCTTAACTAGGTTTTGCTCGTCTGTTGCTTCTTCACCTGCGTAGCGGGCAGAGTAAATCCCCGGCGCGCCACCAAGGGCATCAACGGAAATTCCTGAATCATCAGCAATTGCGGGTAGCCCGGTTTGTGCTGCTGCATGACGCGCTTTTAGGATTGCATTTTCAATAAAAGTTAAGCCCGTTTCTTCTGCGGACTCAACGCCTAATGAGGTTTGTGCGACGATATCCATCCCAAAATCACGTAGTAGGCCAGCTAACTCATTCACTTTTCCGGGGTTACCGGTGGCTAAAACAACTTTTTGCATTATTTAAAACTCGTTTTTACATAATACCAATGGAATACATCATTGCAGTCAATGATGGGTCAATCATCAGTGAGATATCTACACGCAGGTAATTCAATGCGATTAAAATAAACATCACAATCATTGCAGAGAAATCTAACCCGCCCATAGCAGGAATGATGCGACGGATTGGCGCCATTAAAGGTTCGGTTAATTGGTATAATAAATAATCTACTGGGTTACGGCCTTGGCTAACCCAGCTTAGAATTGCACGGATTAAAATCATCCAAAAAATTAATTTACCGGTATAGGTTAATAATAAAATCAATCCCATAGGTAAAATGCTTATACCTAAAATAGGGAGTAAGTTTGTTGCCCACATACCAAAGATAATGGCTGCAATGGCTAAAGCAAACGCAACAACCACTGAAGCGGTATCTATCGCGCCAAAAGAAGGAATGATTCGGCGTAATGGTGCGACGATAGGCTGTGTTGCTTTAACGACAAATTTCGAAAAAGGATTATAAAAATCTGCACGCACCCACTGCATCCATACGCGCAGTAGTAATACAAAAATATACAGTTGGATCAGGGTAGTAACGACGAATACTAAGGTCTGCATGGTGAATTCCGCGATTAATTTAAAAAAGTTTTTCCATTTCTTCTGCTCTGTTTATTGCGCTTTGCATTGCATCGGCAACAATTTGCGGAAGATTTCCATTATAAAATTGCTCTAAAGCCATCGCGGTGGTACCGCCTTTAGAGGTGACTTGTTCACGTAAAGCCGAAAAGTCCGTGTCACTTTGTGACTTAGCCAGTTCTACAGCCCCTTCAATTGCATTCAGAACGAGCTCGCGAGCTTGTTGCTTATCATAACCGAGTTGTTCTGCTTTTTGCTGCATTGATTCCATAAACAGAAAGAAATAGGCAGGGGAGCTACCGGTAATGGCAATAATCTTATTGATGTCTTGCTCTTGTTGGCACCAAATCGTGGAGCCAACACTTTGCATCAGCTCTTGAGCAAACTGTTTGTCTGGTTCAGAAACCTTCCTTGAGCGAATAACCCGCTAACACCTTTACCCACCAACGATGGCGTATTTGGCATGATGCGTACTAAATTCAGTTGGTGTGCAAAGTAATCATTATAACGCTCTGCAGGGATCCCCGCGGCGATTGTCATCACTAATTTTTGGTCAAAGTTTGTGGCATTTTGCAGCGGTTCACACACTTCTTTCATCATTTGTGGTTTAACCGCTAGGATAATGACCTCAGCGGCTTTGACCGCAGCTAAGTTATCATGACTGCTGATAATGCCATATTGCTCGGCCAGTTTGTCTCGACGTACCGGTGTAGGAGAGCACACCGTGATCATCGATGCAGGGTAACCATGGTTAACCAGCCCAGCAATGATGGCGTGAGCCATATTTCCGGCGCCGATGAAGGCAATTTTACGATGTTGCATTCTGTTCTCCTATCTTATTGGTGATATTGGCGAGCGCCAAAAATAGCGGTTCCTATGCGAACAAGTGTTGAGCCACAATGGATTGCTGCACGCATATCGTCAGTCATCCCCATTGAAAGAGTGTCAACAGTGGGGTAAGTGGTTTTTAATTGCTTAACTGCCTCATTCATTTGATGAAACACAGCACATTGGCGTTCATAATCCGTTTCAGGTGCAGGGATCGTCATCAGGCCCCGTAGCACAAGGTTTGGCATCGTAGCGACTTGTGCCGCAAGGTCTGCAACTTCTGCGAGTGTTATACCTGATTTACTGTTTTCATCGCTGATATTGATTTGAATTAGCACATTGAGGGGCGCTTTTCCACTTGGACGTTGGTCATTTAAGCGCTGAGCGATTTTGGCTCTGTCTAAGGTATGGAACCAATCAAAGTGCTCAGCAACAAGGCGGCTTTTATTCGATTGTAATGGGCCGATAAAATGCCAAACTAAGTCATTTCTATCAGAGAAATATTGAATTTTTTCAACACCCTCCTGAACATAATTCTCACCAAATTGGCACTGACCTGCCTCAATGGCTTCTGAAATAGCTTCACAAGGCTTGGTTTTTACTTACCGCGAGTAGCGTAATGTCTTGTGGTGAGCGCTGACACTCTGCGGCAGCATGCTCAATACGCGCGGTGACATCAGAGATATTATTTTGAATGGTCATTATTTTATTCAATATGGTTTATTCAATACTATTTTATTCATGTCTTACATGAATAGCGGCTATTGACCATAGTGTAAAGCAAATTACATCAGAACGGCACCATTGCATGAGGTTAAGCTAAAAATAACCACGTAAAATACGCGATGCTTAAATATGTTGCTCAAACCAGCTTTCAAGGATCACAACAGCAGACGCAGAATCTACTTTTCCTTTACTCAAAGCTCGATAACCACCTTGTTCAAAAAGGCCTGCTTTTGCTTCAACCGTGGAAAGACGTTCATCATGTAATTCGACTTTAACACCAAAACGGCCATGAATTCGATTTGCAAAATTACGGGCTTGGCTTGTGACCAGTTGTTCCGTACCATCCATATTAAGGGGAAGGCCAACAATAACCAACTGAGGTTGCCATTCTTTAAGTAACTTTTCGATTTGTTGCCAATCGGGGCGGCCGTCACTGGCTTTTAGTGAGGTTAATGGTCGCGCGGTACCTGTAATTTCTTGTCCAACGGCCACACCGATGCTTTTGGTTCCAAAATCAAAGGCTAACAAAGTTCTTCCAGACATTAAGCATGCCCCGCTTGCATTGAAATAGTATGAATATCAATACCAATTAATTTAGCTGCAGCAGTCCAGCGTTCATGAATTGGTGTATCAAAAATAAGCTCAGGAGAAGCTTCAACGGTCAACCAGCTATTTTCCATGATTTCACGTTCAAGTTGGCCTGGTTCCCAGCTTGCATAACCTAGTGCAACTAAAGAGTTTGAGAGGGAGTGCTCACTTCCTAAAGTCTCTAAGATATCTTTTGACGTTGTCACCATCACTTCATCATTTAAGTGCAGACTCGATAAAAAGCCTTTTATCGGTGTGTGTAAGATGAACCCATGCTCTTCAGCCACGGGACCACCCGCAATGACAGGCTTCTTTAAATTACGGTTATCAATTTTATCTGAAATCGTAATTTCGAGTTTTTTAAGCATCTTATCGACAGAAAAATCATCAATAGGCTTGTTAATCACAATCCCCATCGCCCCTTTTTCATTGTGCTCACACACATAAACGACTGACTGCTCAAAATAAGGGTCTGTTAAGGATGGCATGGCGATAAGAAAATGGTTTTGCAGATTCAAACTTAGACTCCAGCAAATTTAAAACAATTGAGAGAACACAATAAAAGGCAAACTTATAGGTGGTAAATAAAATGGATGACTTTTATTGTGTGAAAATAATAAAAGCCATCAGTGAAGATAAACCACCACTATAAATTATTTATTGAGACGGCGTTCAATGGCATCCATTAACATACCTGTAATGGAGATATCAAATGCGGCTTCAATTTCCCGTGCACACGTTGGGCTAGTCACGTTAATTTCGGTTAAACGGTCACCAATGATATCAAGGCCAACAAAAATTAAGCCTTTTTCTTTTAATGTTGGCGCTACGGCACGTGCAATGGCCCAGTCACTTTCACTTAATGGACGAGCTTCCCCACGGCCACCCGCTGCAAGGTTACCTCGGGTTTCACCTTGAGCTGGAATTCGCGCTAAGCAATAAGGAACAGGTTCACCATCCACCACCAAGACACGTTTATCACCATCTTTAATTGCTGGTAGGAAGTTTTGGGCCATGCAGTAACGGGAGCTATGTTCCGTTAGCGTTTCGATAATTACGCCCACATTTGGGTCATCTTGTTTAAGACGGAAAATCGAAGCGCCACCCATACCATCTAGTGGTTTGAATATGACATCCCCATGTTTTTGGTGAAATTCTCTTAACTTTTGTGGGCTGCGCGTGACCAATGTGTCCGGTGTTAACTCAGCAAACCAAGCAGTAAAGAGTTTCTCATTGCAGTCACGTAAGCTTTGCGGTTTATTCACAATTAAGGTGCCAGCTTGTTCCGCTCTTTCTAAAATATAAGTCGCATAGATAAATTCAGTATCAAAAGGCGGGTCTTTCCGCATTAAAATGGCATCAAGTGAACTTAGGGGGATATCTTGTTCCCCATGAAATTCGTACCATTTTTCTGGGTTTTCTTCGACTGTCACGATTTTTGTTTGTGCGCGAGCTTCACCTTGGTGTAAATACAGGTCATTCATTTCCATATAATGGATTTCATAACCTCGACGCTGAGCTTCCAGCATCATTGCAAAACTGGTGTCTTTCTTGATTTTGATGGATGAAATAGGATCC of Providencia rettgeri contains these proteins:
- the hemZ gene encoding Oxygen-independent coproporphyrinogen-III oxidase 2 yields the protein MAHLLADLDTDAKLVAGRSVKTIFIGGGTPSLLSAESMQALMDGVRQRVDLDPHAEVTMEANPGTVEAGRFAGYQAAGINRISIGVQSFGNDKLITLGRIHGADEAKRAAQLAANLNLRSFNLDLMHGLPAQTQVEGLSDLRQAIELAPPHLSWYQLTIEPNTQFGSRPPVLPDDDTLWDIYTEGHKLLSAAGYQQYETSAYAKPGYQCQHNLNYWRFGDYLGIGCGAHGKISFEDGQILRTVKTKHPRGYMEGRYMHQSYDVGASDRPFEYFMNRFRLLEAMPRAEFTQYTGLPESTVRAAIDEALAKGYITETVNEWQITEHGKLFLNSLLELFLGEE
- the gshB gene encoding Glutathione synthetase: MIKLGIVMDPISSIKIKKDTSFAMMLEAQRRGYEIHYMEMNDLYLHQGEARAQTKIVTVEENPEKWYEFHGEQDIPLSSLDAILMRKDPPFDTEFIYATYILERAEQAGTLIVNKPQSLRDCNEKLFTAWFAELTPDTLVTRSPQKLREFHQKHGDVIFKPLDGMGGASIFRLKQDDPNVGVIIETLTEHSSRYCMAQNFLPAIKDGDKRVLVVDGEPVPYCLARIPAQGETRGNLAAGGRGEARPLSESDWAIARAVAPTLKEKGLIFVGLDIIGDRLTEINVTSPTCAREIEAAFDISITGMLMDAIERRLNK
- the yqgF gene encoding Putative Holliday junction resolvase — encoded protein: MSGRTLLAFDFGTKSIGVAVGQEITGTARPLTSLKASDGRPDWQQIEKLLKEWQPQLVIVGLPLNMDGTEQLVTSQARNFANRIHGRFGVKVELHDERLSTVEAKAGLFEQGGYRALSKGKVDSASAVVILESWFEQHI
- the proC_2 gene encoding Pyrroline-5-carboxylate reductase; this translates as MQHRKIAFIGAGNMAHAIIAGLVNHGYPASMITVCSPTPVRRDKLAEQYGIISSHDNLAAVKAAEVIILAVKPQMMKEVCEPLQNATNFDQKLVMTIAAGIPAERYNDYFAHQLNLVRIMPNTPSLVGKGVSGLFAQGRFLNQTNSLLKS
- the yclQ_1 gene encoding Uncharacterized ABC transporter solute-binding protein yclQ precursor translates to MKKFIPALLVSVLSFSAPFALSAESTTFTPNAVTAQGVEKVTIKHLSGETEVMKKPQKVVLFDFGVYDSMQKLGLGDKVVALPTGNAPAYIKGSIPASMENAGGMKQPDLAKIAQLKPDLIVITGRQGKSYDELSKIAPTINLGSDSKHYIDSVKANISVIGELYGNQKAVDEQLVQLDKVIADAQKKAADSNKKVLVLMHNDGKLIPNSQAVVYNVVKAKRADLPVDESADKAKRRVVDTKTIAQANPDVILIVDRSEAIGAGKLDKTVFEDSNIQETKAYKDGKITYLQSDLWYLSGGGLVSLTEQVNAVVNAL
- the yqgE gene encoding Uncharacterized ACR, COG1678, which encodes MNLQNHFLIAMPSLTDPYFEQSVVYVCEHNEKGAMGIVINKPIDDFSVDKMLKKLEITISDKIDNRNLKKPVIAGGPVAEEHGFILHTPIKGFLSSLHLNDEVMVTTSKDILETLGSEHSLSNSLVALGYASWEPGQLEREIMENSWLTVEASPELIFDTPIHERWTAAAKLIGIDIHTISMQAGHA
- the rdgB gene encoding dITP/XTP pyrophosphatase; protein product: MQKVVLATGNPGKVNELAGLLRDFGMDIVAQTSLGVESAEETGLTFIENAILKARHAAAQTGLPAIADDSGISVDALGGAPGIYSARYAGEEATDEQNLVKLLEAMKNVPDDQRQAQFNCVLVYLRHAEDPTPLVFHGRWHGIITRERKGQGGFGYDPIFYVPELGCTSAELTKAEKQAVSHRGKALTMMLDALKNV
- the proC_1 gene encoding Pyrroline-5-carboxylate reductase, with protein sequence MQSVGSTIWCQQEQDINKIIAITGSSPAYFFLFMESMQQKAEQLGYDKQQARELVLNAIEGAVELAKSQSDTDFSALREQVTSKGGTTAMALEQFYNGNLPQIVADAMQSAINRAEEMEKLF
- a CDS encoding YGGT family, which codes for MQTLVFVVTTLIQLYIFVLLLRVWMQWVRADFYNPFSKFVVKATQPIVAPLRRIIPSFGAIDTASVVVAFALAIAAIIFGMWATNLLPILGISILPMGLILLLTYTGKLIFWMILIRAILSWVSQGRNPVDYLLYQLTEPLMAPIRRIIPAMGGLDFSAMIVMFILIALNYLRVDISLMIDPSLTAMMYSIGIM
- the yggS gene encoding Predicted enzyme with a TIM-barrel fold, yielding MLIQINISDENSKSGITLAEVADLAAQVATMPNLVLRGLMTIPAPETDYERQCAVFHQMNEAVKQLKTTYPTVDTLSMGMTDDMRAAIHCGSTLVRIGTAIFGARQYHQ